The following coding sequences are from one Thermocrinis jamiesonii window:
- the coxB gene encoding cytochrome c oxidase subunit II encodes MRRAMLGLLGGFSLSFAEPLAEPAQLWDKMYYIWLAISVVIYLVVFIPGAYFLVKYRYKKGSNEEAQHVHENPMLEVLWTIIPVIIVIYLATQSFAFYKTQRTAPEGAFEIKVTGFMWGWSFEYPNGKQVYAFFNMFEDPETKSYLPFDKIPDMAKAYIPAGVPIKVLLTSQDVIHSFYVHPAKVTEDAVPGRITHMWFKINQPGEYWVFCREYCGTKHSKMAAVLKVVPKEEFEKWYGEAIDNKQVSLNK; translated from the coding sequence ATGAGGCGCGCCATGTTAGGTTTGCTTGGTGGATTTAGTCTAAGCTTTGCCGAACCTCTTGCAGAGCCAGCCCAATTGTGGGACAAGATGTACTACATATGGCTCGCCATATCTGTGGTAATATACCTGGTGGTGTTCATACCAGGGGCTTACTTTTTAGTTAAGTACAGATATAAAAAAGGTTCAAACGAAGAAGCACAGCACGTTCATGAAAACCCTATGCTTGAAGTCCTTTGGACCATAATCCCTGTGATAATAGTTATATACCTTGCGACGCAAAGCTTTGCCTTTTATAAGACTCAAAGGACTGCCCCAGAAGGAGCTTTTGAAATAAAGGTAACGGGTTTTATGTGGGGTTGGTCCTTTGAATACCCTAATGGAAAGCAGGTTTATGCTTTCTTTAACATGTTTGAAGATCCAGAAACAAAGTCTTACCTTCCTTTTGACAAAATACCGGATATGGCAAAAGCTTACATACCTGCAGGAGTCCCTATAAAGGTTCTTCTTACCTCTCAGGATGTAATTCATTCCTTCTACGTCCATCCTGCCAAGGTAACTGAGGATGCAGTTCCCGGAAGGATAACTCACATGTGGTTTAAGATCAACCAACCTGGAGAGTATTGGGTCTTTTGTAGGGAATACTGCGGAACCAAGCACTCCAAAATGGCTGCTGTGCTAAAAGTTGTTCCAAAGGAAGAGTTTGAAAAGTGGTATGGTGAAGCTATAGATAACAAACAAGTATCATTAAATAAATAA
- a CDS encoding glycosyltransferase family 9 protein, with amino-acid sequence MKLLIWQTAFLGDVVLATSLLRILEGKFSEIGFVGRPFITELLKGYSVKLIPFNKGLFESFRIIKQIRHYDGVVSIHRSMRTALILYFSGIPLRIGFDKSEFSMLYTHRIPHRWGMHEVERNAQLLKPLGIVPKKDELYPKLFVDKLEVKRVKEKFFLPEDYVVFSPFSNFPLKEWLIDHWVELSRAIGKKVVVVGTKRDEERAKIFEDSAINLVGKTSLREFMAILSKAKLVVSCDSSAVHIANALGVPALTIYTSTSPIYGFYPLKGGYLVPNVECSPCSPNPKRCKTKTYECLRSVSVEKVFSLCQTLMTD; translated from the coding sequence ATGAAGCTGTTAATTTGGCAAACTGCCTTCCTTGGGGATGTGGTTTTGGCCACTTCCCTGCTTCGCATACTTGAAGGAAAGTTTTCAGAAATAGGTTTTGTAGGAAGACCTTTTATAACTGAACTGTTAAAGGGCTACAGTGTAAAGCTCATTCCCTTCAACAAAGGACTTTTTGAATCTTTCAGGATAATCAAACAAATAAGGCATTATGATGGGGTAGTTTCTATTCACAGATCTATGCGCACCGCCCTTATACTTTATTTTTCTGGCATACCCTTAAGGATAGGGTTTGATAAGTCGGAGTTCTCTATGTTATACACCCACCGAATTCCCCACAGGTGGGGAATGCACGAAGTAGAAAGAAACGCACAGCTTTTAAAACCCCTTGGAATAGTTCCAAAGAAGGATGAACTTTATCCAAAGCTGTTTGTAGATAAGTTAGAAGTCAAAAGGGTTAAAGAAAAGTTTTTTCTTCCGGAGGATTACGTAGTCTTTTCGCCTTTTTCCAACTTTCCCCTAAAGGAATGGCTCATAGACCATTGGGTAGAACTTTCAAGGGCCATTGGCAAAAAGGTTGTTGTAGTGGGCACAAAAAGGGATGAGGAAAGGGCTAAGATCTTTGAGGACAGTGCAATAAACTTGGTAGGCAAAACTTCTTTGCGGGAGTTTATGGCTATTCTGTCCAAAGCTAAGCTTGTCGTATCCTGCGATTCCTCTGCGGTCCATATTGCCAATGCCTTAGGCGTGCCAGCCTTAACCATATACACCTCTACATCTCCCATCTACGGCTTTTATCCACTAAAAGGCGGATACCTTGTCCCAAATGTTGAATGTTCTCCCTGTTCGCCTAATCCAAAAAGATGTAAAACCAAAACTTACGAGTGTCTTAGGTCTGTTAGCGTAGAAAAGGTTTTTTCTCTGTGCCAAACCTTAATGACTGATTGA
- a CDS encoding cytochrome c oxidase subunit 3, whose protein sequence is MAQHEVHHHLGEHEYSFWPLPMGLAILLLPVTFVSYFVWQKPMLALILGGISLVLFVLSLAGWAYEFYKKGHEEGLGFPAMIFFIVSEIVIFGTMFAAFYMARVAHADKWPEWVPKEMNLIMPVILTLILWTSSGTAIIAEKAIASGKRFLSTLFFLITIALGLIFAILHIYEWIHLWHGGFTISSNMYGTGFYALTGIHTSHIFVGIFMQLVAIALILTNQISHHKGHTYIRATVLYWHFVDLMWLLVASSAYLVGSLV, encoded by the coding sequence ATGGCACAGCACGAGGTGCACCACCACCTTGGAGAGCATGAGTATAGCTTTTGGCCCTTACCTATGGGACTAGCAATTCTTCTGCTCCCTGTAACCTTTGTGTCTTACTTTGTGTGGCAAAAGCCCATGCTTGCCCTAATTTTGGGAGGGATATCATTGGTGCTATTCGTCCTGTCTTTGGCTGGCTGGGCCTATGAGTTTTATAAAAAGGGACATGAAGAAGGTTTAGGCTTCCCCGCTATGATTTTCTTCATAGTTTCTGAAATAGTTATATTCGGCACTATGTTTGCAGCTTTCTACATGGCAAGGGTAGCCCATGCGGACAAATGGCCTGAGTGGGTTCCCAAGGAAATGAACCTAATAATGCCGGTCATACTAACCCTTATCCTTTGGACTTCCAGCGGCACTGCAATAATAGCAGAGAAAGCTATAGCTTCTGGAAAAAGATTTTTATCTACGCTTTTCTTCCTAATAACTATAGCCTTAGGTTTGATTTTCGCAATTTTGCACATATATGAGTGGATTCACCTTTGGCACGGTGGCTTTACCATAAGCTCAAACATGTATGGTACAGGCTTTTATGCTCTTACAGGCATACACACATCACATATATTCGTGGGTATATTCATGCAATTGGTTGCCATAGCTCTAATACTAACAAACCAAATATCTCATCATAAGGGACACACTTACATTAGAGCCACTGTTCTTTACTGGCACTTTGTAGACCTTATGTGGCTTTTGGTAGCAAGCAGTGCCTATCTGGTGGGTAGCTTGGTATGA
- a CDS encoding DUF4878 domain-containing protein, with translation MRRIVIILAVVLASFFAFRACNTSPEEASKDTVKEFMSAIREGEGKEAVKLLYPPFRDALVQDVKLPIHITEMKPSELLACALSSMGENVKKVKIIDVKRIDDKHVEVLVKVIDKNGVEKLFWFITIKDEKRWKIASISNVK, from the coding sequence ATGAGGAGGATCGTCATAATACTTGCGGTGGTGTTGGCAAGCTTTTTTGCCTTTAGAGCCTGTAACACAAGTCCAGAGGAAGCTTCCAAAGATACTGTAAAGGAGTTTATGTCCGCCATAAGGGAAGGAGAGGGTAAAGAGGCTGTTAAACTGCTTTACCCACCCTTTAGGGATGCTTTGGTACAAGATGTAAAACTACCCATACATATCACCGAGATGAAACCTTCAGAACTTTTGGCTTGCGCCCTTAGTTCCATGGGAGAGAATGTAAAGAAGGTAAAGATAATAGATGTTAAGAGGATAGACGATAAACACGTTGAGGTGTTGGTTAAAGTCATAGATAAAAACGGTGTGGAAAAGCTCTTTTGGTTTATAACCATAAAGGATGAAAAGAGGTGGAAGATTGCAAGCATTTCTAATGTTAAATGA
- a CDS encoding cytochrome c oxidase subunit I has protein sequence MAVVGVHKPWFGASVKEWIFTTDHKKIGVMYGITSLIFFLIAGISALGIRLELFQPGLQYVDEDHYNQLLTLHGVLMQFWWAVGIWGSFGNFLLPLMIGARDVAFPRLNALSYWLFFSASVMALLTLLPGSQIRMMWTGYPPFSLNDNAGPVAFYALIIHLLGASSLASAINLVVTNLSMRAPGISLKKMNLFLHSFLAMNVIQILGVPALAGAVTMLLLDKYFHTAFFDPARGGDPVLYQNLFWFYSHPVVYVMILPAFGLISEMIATFSRREIFGRTSMIFAIWGIAILGFMVWIHHMFTSGVPDWIRILFSYTTVLIGVPTGIKIFNWIGTLYKGSIRFTTPMLYTLSAIFMFLIGGLTGIPLGLPAFDIGIHDSHFVVAHFHYVLGMALTLAVFGGFHYWFPKLTGKMYSEFWGKVGLVLIMIGSNIFYFLQFIVGLEGMPRRYADYPAIESWIVLHHWQTFGAFILAIGIAIAILNLILSAKFGKKAPDNPWESPSLEWLIPSPPPPHNFDKIPHMPADWDPYNYEWLKKHKGNY, from the coding sequence ATGGCGGTAGTAGGCGTACACAAACCGTGGTTTGGAGCCAGTGTAAAAGAGTGGATCTTCACCACAGACCACAAAAAGATAGGAGTAATGTACGGTATAACCAGCCTTATATTTTTCTTGATTGCGGGCATATCCGCCTTGGGCATAAGGCTTGAGCTTTTCCAACCTGGTCTGCAGTACGTGGATGAGGATCACTACAACCAACTTTTAACTTTGCACGGAGTTTTGATGCAGTTTTGGTGGGCTGTGGGTATATGGGGATCCTTTGGTAACTTCTTGCTTCCGCTCATGATAGGTGCAAGAGATGTAGCTTTTCCAAGATTAAATGCTCTTAGCTATTGGCTATTCTTTTCTGCAAGCGTTATGGCGCTTCTTACCCTTCTGCCCGGAAGCCAAATAAGGATGATGTGGACTGGTTATCCACCCTTTTCTCTTAACGACAACGCAGGTCCCGTAGCCTTTTACGCCTTAATCATACACCTTCTTGGAGCATCTTCTTTGGCCTCTGCCATAAACTTGGTAGTTACAAACCTCAGCATGAGGGCTCCGGGTATAAGCCTTAAAAAGATGAACCTATTCCTTCACTCCTTCTTGGCTATGAACGTGATACAGATCCTTGGTGTACCAGCCCTTGCGGGTGCAGTGACCATGCTACTTTTGGACAAGTATTTCCACACCGCCTTTTTTGACCCAGCAAGAGGAGGAGACCCAGTTCTTTATCAGAATCTATTTTGGTTCTACTCCCACCCAGTTGTGTATGTTATGATTTTGCCAGCCTTCGGTTTAATCTCGGAGATGATAGCTACCTTCTCAAGGAGGGAAATATTTGGAAGGACTTCTATGATCTTTGCTATATGGGGTATAGCCATACTTGGATTTATGGTATGGATCCATCACATGTTCACCAGCGGTGTGCCAGATTGGATAAGGATCTTGTTCTCCTACACCACAGTGCTTATAGGCGTGCCCACTGGTATTAAGATCTTCAACTGGATAGGCACACTATACAAAGGTTCTATAAGGTTTACCACACCCATGCTTTATACACTTTCTGCCATATTCATGTTCTTGATAGGTGGTCTTACCGGAATACCTTTGGGTCTGCCAGCTTTTGACATAGGTATCCATGACTCTCACTTTGTGGTAGCTCACTTCCACTACGTTTTAGGTATGGCTCTAACCCTTGCGGTTTTTGGTGGATTCCACTATTGGTTCCCCAAGCTAACTGGCAAGATGTATAGTGAATTTTGGGGCAAAGTGGGGCTCGTGTTGATCATGATAGGTTCTAACATCTTTTATTTCCTTCAGTTTATAGTAGGTCTTGAGGGTATGCCAAGGAGGTATGCGGACTACCCAGCCATAGAAAGTTGGATAGTGCTTCACCATTGGCAAACCTTTGGTGCTTTTATTCTTGCAATTGGTATAGCTATAGCAATTCTTAACCTGATCCTATCTGCAAAGTTCGGAAAGAAGGCACCCGACAATCCTTGGGAATCTCCCTCTCTGGAATGGCTCATTCCCTCTCCACCCCCTCCTCACAACTTTGACAAAATACCTCACATGCCAGCGGACTGGGATCCTTACAACTATGAATGGCTCAAAAAGCACAAGGGCAACTATTAA
- a CDS encoding KpsF/GutQ family sugar-phosphate isomerase → MIKEKGEEKVTPFKGLGDVPSEEIIAKAKRVIEEEIKGLVNLSENLDQSFVKAVELILNCEGKVITTGIGKSGHIAQKIASTLSSTGTPAHYLHPSEALHGDLGVVEGRDVVVAISNSGESEEVIALLPYIKLIGAKLIAITNNKNSTLAKHSDVHLLLGVEREACPLNLAPTTSATASLVLGHALAMVLLELRGFTEKDFACRHPAGALGRKLKLVRELCHTGEEVPIVKYTDPMGKVIVEITSKGFGAVAVVDEEGKLCGIITDGDLRRFINRGGDLNNSLAKDVMTKDPKTAKMDELAAEALRRMEDYKITVLIITDENRKPIGIIHMHDILRAGVIY, encoded by the coding sequence ATGATTAAGGAAAAAGGTGAGGAGAAGGTCACTCCTTTTAAAGGTTTGGGAGACGTCCCAAGTGAAGAAATTATCGCAAAGGCTAAAAGGGTTATAGAGGAGGAGATAAAAGGGCTTGTAAATCTTTCGGAAAATCTAGACCAATCCTTTGTGAAAGCGGTAGAGCTTATACTCAACTGCGAAGGTAAAGTTATAACCACGGGCATAGGTAAATCTGGACACATAGCGCAAAAGATCGCTTCTACACTTTCGTCCACCGGCACACCTGCCCACTATTTACATCCATCGGAGGCGCTTCACGGAGACCTTGGAGTTGTGGAAGGCAGGGATGTGGTAGTTGCCATATCCAACAGTGGAGAGTCTGAAGAGGTGATAGCCCTTCTTCCTTACATAAAACTCATAGGTGCTAAGCTGATAGCTATCACAAACAATAAAAACTCCACCTTAGCCAAACATTCAGATGTCCATCTGCTTTTGGGAGTAGAAAGAGAAGCCTGTCCTCTAAATCTGGCTCCCACCACCTCCGCCACTGCTTCTTTGGTGCTTGGACATGCGTTAGCTATGGTTCTTTTGGAACTTAGAGGTTTTACGGAAAAAGACTTTGCTTGCAGACATCCTGCAGGGGCTCTCGGAAGAAAGCTAAAACTTGTCAGAGAGCTGTGTCACACCGGAGAGGAAGTGCCTATAGTAAAATACACCGATCCCATGGGGAAGGTCATAGTTGAGATTACGAGCAAAGGGTTTGGGGCTGTCGCAGTAGTGGATGAGGAGGGAAAGCTGTGCGGTATCATCACCGACGGAGATTTAAGGAGATTTATAAACAGAGGAGGTGACCTAAATAACAGTCTTGCCAAGGATGTAATGACCAAAGATCCAAAAACCGCCAAGATGGATGAACTTGCAGCAGAAGCCCTAAGAAGAATGGAAGATTACAAGATTACCGTTTTGATTATCACAGACGAAAACAGAAAGCCCATAGGTATCATTCATATGCACGATATTCTTAGGGCTGGCGTGATATACTAA
- a CDS encoding 3-deoxy-D-manno-octulosonic acid transferase: protein MLNRLFPKIEISTQKAIVWFHCASIGEFNTAKPILVELKKHFFVVLTYFSPRAKAFLQQQREFYDALHPLPIDIPFSVDRFLNQIKPLALIIMERELWYYLIKRVKAKKILLNAYAKGGVLERALSKEFDLIVCRTEEDKRKFESFGAKAVVCGNLKFVLERERKKVEINLPEGKTIIAGSIHPSELKFIKTFYKELSERFKGLNLVVVPRHISKVDVFMKELADFKPCLKSSKGENCRVIVSDTLGELFHLYRYGDLSLVGGTFAKGIGGHNILEPIYHRKFVIFGPYTQKIKDLEDFVLSKGLGFKVKSVSEAVEKAEKIINEEIVYPLQFDLAQYANQIKNCYLFWIRKCLEIGG from the coding sequence ATGTTGAATAGACTTTTTCCAAAGATAGAAATATCCACTCAAAAAGCGATTGTTTGGTTCCACTGCGCAAGCATAGGTGAGTTCAACACCGCCAAACCCATACTTGTGGAGCTTAAAAAACACTTTTTTGTAGTTTTGACCTATTTTTCCCCAAGAGCTAAAGCTTTTTTGCAACAACAAAGAGAGTTTTATGACGCATTGCATCCTTTACCCATAGACATTCCCTTTTCCGTAGACAGATTTTTAAATCAGATCAAGCCCCTTGCCCTAATAATTATGGAAAGGGAACTTTGGTATTACCTGATAAAGAGGGTAAAAGCTAAAAAGATTTTACTGAATGCTTATGCAAAAGGGGGTGTGTTGGAAAGAGCCCTTTCCAAAGAGTTTGACCTGATAGTTTGCAGAACCGAAGAGGATAAAAGAAAGTTTGAGTCTTTTGGTGCCAAGGCTGTAGTTTGCGGGAACCTAAAGTTTGTTTTAGAGAGGGAAAGAAAAAAGGTGGAGATTAACCTACCTGAGGGTAAGACCATAATTGCTGGGAGTATTCATCCCTCTGAGTTGAAATTTATAAAAACCTTCTATAAGGAACTGTCTGAAAGATTCAAAGGTTTAAACTTGGTTGTGGTCCCCCGGCATATTTCAAAGGTAGATGTCTTTATGAAAGAGCTGGCGGACTTTAAGCCCTGTCTGAAAAGTTCAAAAGGGGAAAACTGTAGAGTAATAGTGTCAGACACATTGGGCGAACTTTTTCATCTTTACCGCTATGGCGACTTATCTTTAGTTGGAGGAACCTTTGCAAAAGGCATAGGAGGACACAACATTTTGGAACCTATCTACCACAGAAAATTTGTAATCTTTGGACCTTACACCCAAAAGATAAAGGACTTGGAGGACTTTGTGCTCTCTAAAGGACTTGGTTTTAAAGTCAAGAGCGTCTCAGAAGCGGTGGAAAAGGCTGAAAAAATAATCAACGAAGAGATCGTTTATCCCCTTCAGTTTGACTTAGCACAGTATGCCAATCAGATAAAAAACTGTTATTTGTTTTGGATAAGAAAATGTTTGGAGATAGGTGGATAG
- a CDS encoding SCO family protein, translating to MKLIFLVLLPLLAMAYRISNYGEQDLSVVKIKEELYLGKTIPDAKVKTLTGDVSLKEFINQKPAALIFAYYTCETACPLTVQNVKKLVRSEYKDYRFVVLSFDERDSLETLKLFVEKNFGNHVPKNWLVGLLSKEDIKKLTEATGYKFYYIPRDKIFIHTSAIIFISPSGKITRYLYGAFPTEKDLKLAFIEAQKEQPKLNNIIDLALLACYRYDSTRSKYVIDPMFIFASLGIGAVLATLAIGLFYKPKKEVLR from the coding sequence ATGAAGCTTATCTTTCTTGTGCTTCTTCCTCTTTTAGCTATGGCTTACAGGATATCCAATTACGGCGAGCAGGATTTGTCAGTCGTGAAAATTAAAGAGGAGCTATACTTGGGTAAAACGATACCTGACGCAAAGGTTAAAACTCTAACGGGAGACGTAAGTCTGAAAGAGTTTATAAACCAAAAACCCGCAGCCCTGATCTTTGCTTACTATACTTGCGAAACCGCTTGTCCTCTCACTGTTCAGAACGTGAAAAAATTAGTTCGCTCAGAATACAAAGATTACAGATTTGTGGTCTTATCCTTTGACGAAAGGGATAGTCTGGAGACTCTTAAGTTATTTGTAGAGAAAAACTTCGGTAATCATGTCCCTAAAAATTGGTTGGTAGGTCTTCTTTCAAAGGAAGATATAAAAAAGCTCACAGAAGCTACAGGCTACAAGTTTTATTACATACCCAGGGACAAAATCTTTATACACACTTCTGCAATAATCTTTATTTCGCCTTCTGGCAAAATAACCAGATACCTTTATGGAGCTTTTCCTACAGAAAAAGACCTCAAACTTGCATTCATAGAAGCTCAAAAAGAACAGCCTAAGCTTAATAATATAATTGACTTGGCTTTACTTGCGTGCTACAGATACGATAGTACAAGGAGCAAGTATGTAATAGATCCCATGTTTATCTTTGCAAGTTTAGGAATAGGTGCAGTGCTTGCAACGCTTGCTATAGGTTTATTTTATAAACCAAAAAAGGAGGTTTTAAGATGA
- the rpsB gene encoding 30S ribosomal protein S2: MSVATMNELLEAGVHFGHSKGRWNPKMAPFLYGVRQGIHIIDLNKTLVYLRQAYHFVADSVAQGAEVLFVGTKKQAKDIIKEEAERCGAHYVNERWVGGLLTNFRTVRKSILKLKTLERMEAEGVFDVLPKKEVRALRKKMERLRKLYGGILNMERLPDILWVVDTVREHIAVLEAKKLGITVVAIADSNCDPDLIDYPIPGNDDAIKSIKLLTSKIADAVLEGKMRRESLGEEVAEVTKKRIITIAEEEKALFEKAMEMSEKYEYIDKGAEELE; the protein is encoded by the coding sequence ATGAGTGTAGCTACTATGAATGAGCTTTTGGAAGCAGGTGTCCATTTTGGACACAGCAAGGGTAGATGGAACCCAAAAATGGCTCCCTTTTTATATGGAGTCAGGCAAGGCATACACATAATAGACCTAAACAAAACTTTGGTCTATCTTAGGCAAGCCTATCACTTTGTGGCGGACAGCGTAGCTCAGGGTGCAGAGGTGCTTTTTGTGGGCACAAAAAAGCAGGCAAAGGACATCATAAAAGAAGAGGCAGAAAGGTGTGGGGCTCATTATGTAAACGAAAGGTGGGTAGGAGGATTGCTTACAAACTTTAGAACTGTCAGAAAAAGCATTCTAAAACTTAAGACCTTAGAGAGAATGGAAGCGGAAGGAGTCTTTGATGTTTTGCCCAAAAAAGAGGTTAGAGCTCTCAGAAAGAAAATGGAAAGGCTTCGCAAACTCTACGGGGGCATACTAAACATGGAAAGGCTACCAGATATCCTCTGGGTAGTGGATACCGTAAGGGAACATATAGCGGTCTTAGAAGCAAAGAAGTTGGGCATAACTGTGGTAGCCATTGCAGACTCTAACTGCGATCCAGACCTAATAGACTATCCAATTCCCGGCAACGACGATGCTATTAAATCTATAAAGCTTTTAACTTCAAAGATAGCTGATGCGGTCTTGGAAGGAAAGATGAGAAGAGAGTCTTTGGGCGAAGAAGTTGCAGAAGTAACCAAGAAGAGAATTATCACCATTGCAGAAGAAGAAAAGGCTCTCTTTGAGAAGGCTATGGAGATGTCTGAAAAATACGAATACATAGACAAAGGGGCGGAAGAGTTAGAATAA
- a CDS encoding FtsW/RodA/SpoVE family cell cycle protein: MFGDRWIAYSVVLLFIMGEVAIISCNVLGFAEFKYETLRRPLLQMIAFTFGFILAEFISRLDYRKLFNKKLAYSLVFLSFLSLTAVLIKKIITGKPVDRWLIGKSVQPLEFLKISIIVFLAYYIAVKGSLRSFAWTLWVSLLIFPNVLLLTLQPDNGGAVFVLLLSLSIMYVGGIPYKLYLPLLALAFLFSLSLLRVGYISERILAWIDPFAEAEEKGYQIIQSLYAFAKGGPFGVGIGKGIQKMGILPEADTDYVMSVIGEELGFVGVMLVVSLYAILVGRLFYYSVKIAEPFGKLLTFGIAMNFSLAFLWSLGVAVNLIPPKGLALPFVSYGVSNMIASMIMVGLAQSVIKVWHREKTFSTLTDLRHS; the protein is encoded by the coding sequence ATGTTTGGAGATAGGTGGATAGCTTACTCTGTAGTTCTTCTGTTCATAATGGGGGAAGTTGCCATAATCAGCTGTAATGTACTTGGTTTTGCAGAATTTAAGTATGAAACCCTCAGAAGGCCCCTTTTGCAAATGATAGCCTTTACCTTTGGTTTTATTTTGGCTGAGTTCATAAGCAGGTTGGACTACAGAAAGCTTTTTAATAAAAAGTTGGCCTATTCTCTCGTTTTTCTTTCCTTTCTTTCACTCACTGCAGTACTAATAAAAAAGATCATTACAGGTAAGCCTGTAGATAGGTGGTTGATAGGTAAAAGCGTACAGCCTTTAGAATTTTTGAAGATCTCCATAATAGTTTTCTTAGCATACTACATAGCAGTTAAAGGTTCTTTGAGAAGTTTTGCCTGGACTTTGTGGGTTTCTCTTTTGATATTTCCAAACGTTTTACTTCTTACTTTACAACCTGACAATGGAGGAGCGGTATTTGTGCTTCTCCTTTCCCTCAGCATAATGTATGTTGGAGGCATTCCCTATAAGCTTTACCTTCCGCTGTTAGCTTTGGCTTTTCTCTTTAGCCTTAGCCTTTTAAGGGTTGGTTATATTTCTGAGAGGATATTGGCTTGGATAGATCCTTTTGCAGAGGCTGAAGAAAAGGGCTATCAAATAATACAGTCCTTGTATGCCTTTGCAAAAGGAGGTCCCTTTGGCGTAGGCATAGGAAAGGGTATTCAAAAAATGGGTATTCTTCCAGAGGCTGATACGGACTACGTGATGTCTGTAATAGGGGAAGAACTTGGCTTTGTTGGTGTTATGTTAGTGGTAAGTTTGTACGCTATACTCGTGGGTAGGCTGTTTTATTACTCGGTGAAGATAGCAGAGCCCTTTGGAAAGCTTTTGACCTTTGGCATTGCCATGAACTTTTCTCTTGCCTTTCTTTGGAGTTTAGGCGTGGCTGTCAACCTTATCCCACCTAAGGGTTTAGCGCTACCTTTTGTTAGTTACGGTGTTTCTAACATGATAGCCTCAATGATTATGGTAGGTTTAGCTCAATCAGTCATTAAGGTTTGGCACAGAGAAAAAACCTTTTCTACGCTAACAGACCTAAGACACTCGTAA